The Dunckerocampus dactyliophorus isolate RoL2022-P2 chromosome 13, RoL_Ddac_1.1, whole genome shotgun sequence genome window below encodes:
- the degs1 gene encoding sphingolipid delta(4)-desaturase DES1: MGNRVARDDYEWVYTDQPHADRRKEILAKYPQIKSLMGPDLRLKWIVCMMVAIQFLAFYLIKDLDWKWVLFWTYAFGSCINHSMTLAIHEISHNTAFGNNKALWNRYFAMFANLPIGLPYSASFKRYHLDHHRYLGGDGVDVDIPTAFEGWFFCTRFRKFIWIILQPLFYAIRPLCINPKPISQLELTNVVLQLAFDILLYWVWGVKPVVYMLAGSMLGMGLHPISGHFIAEHYMFLKGHETYSYYGSLNLLTFNVGYHNEHHDFPSIPGRRLPMVKQIAAEYYDDLPQYTSWVKVLYDFIMDDTLSPFSRVKRKVKGDVKLE; the protein is encoded by the exons ATGGGGAATCGGGTCGCCCGTGATGACTACGAATGGGTTTATACTGACCAGCCACACGCTGACAGAAGGAAAGAGATCCTCG CTAAATATCCACAAATCAAGTCACTGATGGGTCCTGACCTGAGGCTCAAATGGATCGTGTGCATGATGGTGGCTATACAATTTTTAGCTTTCTACCTGATCAAAGATTTGGATTGGAAATGGGTTTTGTTTTGGACCTATGCCTTTGGGAGCTGTATCAACCACTCAATGACCCTTGCTATTCACGAGATCTCCCACAACACCGCCTTCGGAAACAACAAAGCTTTGTGGAACCGATACTTTGCCATGTTTGCCAACCTCCCGATCGGCCTGCCCTACTCTGCCTCATTCAAACGCTACCACTTGGACCATCACCGCTACCTTGGAGGAGACGgtgtggatgtagacatccccACTGCCTTTGAAGGCTGGTTCTTCTGCACCCGCTTTCGCAAGTTCATTTGGATTATTCTGCAGCCTCTGTTCTACGCCATTCGACCTCTTTGCATCAACCCCAAGCCCATCAGTCAGTTGGAACTGACCAATGTTGTTCTTCAGCTCGCCTTTGACATTCTGCTCTACTGGGTGTGGGGGGTCAAGCCTGTGGTGTACATGCTGGCGGGGTCCATGCTGGGGATGGGTCTCCACCCAATCTCCGGGCACTTCATAGCCGAGCACTACATGTTCCTCAAGGGGCATGAAACCTACTCCTACTACGGCTCCCTCAATCTGCTCACCTTCAATGTAGGCTATCACAACGAACACCACGACTTCCCCAGCATTCCTGGACGTAGGCTACCAATG GTGAAACAAATAGCAGCAGAGTATTACGATGATCTTCCTCAATACACGTCGTGGGTGAAGGTCCTGTACGACTTCATCATGGACGACACACTCAGCCCATTCTCTCGAGTCAAGAGGAAGGTGAAAGGAGACGTCAAACTGGAGTAA
- the fbxo28 gene encoding F-box only protein 28: protein MAAILERIDNRVGSLDSDVVLTKQAAPSLDQPHQNNPLLGLPIVAIETILHFLSYDEISLLRSVCKRMDMICQRVLNQGFLKVERYHSMCQRQVKAQLPRRESERRNHSLARHADILAAVETRLSLLNMTFMKYVDSNLCCFIPGKVIDEIYRVLRYVNSTRAPQRAHEVLQELRDISSMAMEYFDEKIVPILKKKLPGADLCSRLIGSTPVAGPSSSLTTMSLLAKNAPSRSEMTKVQQQVKVNGASVTVLRREMQEIRVKQLEQQKQLQDQEQKLLEQTQVIGEQNARLAELEHKLRELMDSNAAAMGGSTSRTSVPSTSSNTTLSSSASSLAAMGLAGSRAETSSPAREAPREGEISLKRTRKSSDLLRKSKRLRSKK from the exons ATGGCTGCCATCCTGGAGCGAATTGATAACCGTGTCGGTTCCTTGGATTCCGATGTTGTTTTAACAAAACAAGCCGCTCCATCACTGGATCAGCCCCACCAGAATAACCCTCTTTTAGGACTACCTATCGTGGCTATTGAGACAATTCTCCATTTTTTGTCTTACGATGAAATCAGTTTGCTGCGCTCG GTATGTAAGCGCATGGATATGATCTGCCAGCGTGTTCTTAATCAGGGCTTCCTTAAGGTGGAGCGTTATCACAGCATGTGTCAGAGGCAAGTCAAGGCTCAACTTCCCCG ACGAGAGTCCGAACGGAGAAATCATTCTCTGGCTCGTCATGCTGACATTCTGGCTGCTGTGGAGACCCGCCTTTCTCTTCTGAACATGACCTTTATGAAATATGTCGACTCCAACCTCTGTTGCTTCATCCCTGGCAAG GTAATAGATGAGATCTACCGTGTGCTGCGATACGTGAACTCCACTCGAGCTCCACAGCGAGCTCATGAGGTTCTGCAAGAGTTGAGAGACATCTCCTCCATGGCGATGGAGTACTTTGATGAGAAGATTGTTCCCATTCTGAAGAAAAAGCTACCAGGGGCCGACTTGTGCAGCCGCCTCATTGGCTCTACTCCTG tGGCAGGTCCATCAAGTTCTTTGACCACCATGTCCTTGCTGGCCAAGAACGCGCCGTCACGCTCTGAGATGACCAAGGTGCAGCAGCAAGTGAAGGTAAACGGTGCGTCTGTGACAGTCTTGCGGAGGGAGATGCAGGAAATTCGTGTCAAGCAGCTGGAACAACAGAAGCAGCTGCAGGACCAGGAGCAGAAGCTGCTGGAGCAGACGCAGGTTATTGGTGAGCAGAATGCCCGCCTTGCTGAGCTTGAGCACAAACTGCGTGAACTAATGGACAGTAATGCCGCTGCTATGGGAGGATCCACCAGCAGAACATCTGTCCCCTCCACATCCAGCAATACTACTCTGTCTTCTTCTGCTTCCAGCCTGGCTGCCATGGGTTTGGCAGGTAGTAGGGCAGAAACCTCCTCGCCAGCCAGAGAAGCGCCTCGCGAGGGAGAGATATCCCTGAAGCGCACTAGAAAGAGCTCAGACCTTTTACGAAAGTCAAAACGCTTGCGCAGCAAGAAATAA